The DNA region gtgctggcgcaaagtccttaggggtggaattgctcttagcTTGACCTCCCGGAGACTTGACAGCCCAATTTCTTGTAAATTTATTTTGAGCCCTTTACAGGCCCATTAAAAGTTGGAAACTTTTTTTCTTGGTCGACCACATTTTTCATCTTACAAATTTAGCAAGAACGGCCATTGAGTGGTGGTGAGGGACGCGGTGGGTAATTTTGTTGCTGCTCGGAGGTTCCGTTTTCAGGCCCCTAGTGTTCCGGCTGCTGAGGCTTTAGCCATTCTTCGCGGCTGTGAGTTGGGTCACTCTTTGGGTCTCAATCGTGTGGTGGTTGAATCTGATTCTTCGAAATCCATTTGGTGTTTACAGGGTAGCATCACAAATGGCAGGTGGGAGGTGTTTCCAATCTTATCGAAGTGCAAGAAAGTTGGCAATTCCTTCCATTACTGTCTTTGGTCTTGGACTTCAAGATCAGCCAATATGGCGGCCGATCGGTTGGCATCGCGGAGTTGTGTGGAGATGTATGACTTTACTTGGGTTGACAGACCCCTATCTTTACTTGTTCATGTACTTAATAAAGATGGACGGACTACCTTGCCCACATTAGTTTTATTCGGATGTGCAAGGGGTGACGCTAGTGCTTCCTGTAGTGTTGGATTTTCTTTCCCTTGCACTTCCAgctttgtttttggttgattgcCTCGCTGTGGGCTTTCGGTGTAATCTTTGGCATCTTTGCCCTGATTATGAAATccagtttaccaaaaaaaaaaattacatatctTTACACCATTGACCCCCTCATTTAGCTTAATCATCAAATTAAGCTAAATGAGGTCTTCCGTCGAGTAAAGACCTTTTGTCCTACAAATAATAACTTTCTGTAGTGttcttaatttaaattaaaactaTGAGTATGATTAAACATGAATATTTCAGATTTTGTTGGGACTAtactcgttttttttttcatcagtgTGTTTTGCTTGGATTTCAATTTAGGTACGATTATACGTATTCGATCCACCTAACAAAATTGAAACCAGTGCATTTCTTTATCAGGaaacaaaaaatacaattaaAGATGAGAAAATTACAAGCATGGACTTATTGGCATTCCCCCCACAACCACAAGCATGGGTTTCAGAGACGCCTTCCAGGCTTACACCTTCCTTTTAGAAAATTCAAACCAGTGCGTTACTGGCTCACACTATTCTCACCACTTCTAAAAGCTCGAGACACATGCCTATTGTATAGGTAACAATGCATGTATCAATTAGGACAAATTTTAGGATTAGTGTGTTCCGTTGATCTCCTAACCATTCATGTTTGTGAGACTCACAAAAAAGAATGCGATAGTTAGACTATTGGAAATTGTGAATTTCGTGAAAAAGgtataaacataaaaattaatttaaactaGAGTTAATTAATGATTCTATAACTGAAGCTAGATAAACATTGGTATTACTAGATTTGAAACCACCAAAAGGATTAGCTTCCATATTAGTCATCCTTTCAGTTATTACAAAAACCCACTTCATGCATGAAAGACTATTTGATAGCATCAACTAACTAAACCCTACAAGAGAAATAGAGGCTCTAAATTTTGTGTACTTACAAATGGAAGGAACGGCTGCAAAGCGTTTGAGGCTTGTGTTTGCTCTGGTGCTCTTGACATTCTTGGCTGCAAACCAGCACAGACTGCAAAGTACTGTTGTTGTTGAGGGTTCGCGTCCATCAATAACCAACCAAGAAAGCCCTAGCCCTTCTCCTGACGTGGCCAGCTGCCATCCACACGGTTGTGAAGCATCGTGCAGGGCTGAACTCGAGGAGGAATGCATAAGCTTCCATTGTGTGTCTCTGGGTGAAGAAACTtcttgtgtgtgtttttccaaATATACAATAATATCCGCTTCAAATAGAGTAGTATATCGATCGAAGTCTCAATACGATGGAAAGAAAGCTACGTAATGAGGCCAATCACCTCTTATATAGAAGTGAAGTTACATTTCAGACTCTTTGAACGGGGAGGAAGTGAAAAGAAATTTTAGAAGTTTCGATCTTGTACTAAGGTACACTAAACACTAACATAATATATGTTCAAACTAAAAGTCCAAGCAAACTAGAAAACGGAAGGTTCCGGCAAGCAAGTATACTTTTTGGGTAGCAAAGCTAGCTCTTCGCATCATTGGCATTGGGCAGGTGAACTTGGCTACACAACAACTGTTACTCTGATCTAGTTCCACACCAATTTGCTTACATAACTAATTACCCGTTAACGAGTCATGGTATATGTAAGCCTCTAATAATGTTGAGGATTATTCATGCATTATAAGGTAACATTTTTTCACATGATTGGTGGTCTTTTCTCTTAGTTTACTATTTGCTATGAAATTTTCATTAGGTAGTGATGCAAGGTTTTGTCATCGTTAGCATTATCTTTTCGTGTAGTTGGATGCAGTTAATTATATATGCGGTTGAAGTTGAAATATTGTATCGCCTTGCTATTGCGTTTGCAATCATGGAATTATATTTCATGTTGATGATGTTCTtcattttatttgattaatagAATGTTTCTCTtataatagtattttttagATACAACACGATCAGTTGTAGGCAcaaattttgtgttttatttttgttcacaATAATATTACATTAAGAGAAGCGAAGGGTTTGAACCCAAATCGCATTGCTTATCCAACAATATAATCCACCACACGCAACAAGACAAATTTCTTAATTGTTCATGACAACTAATTGttaaaaaaggaaggaaaaaaaaagttaataataAGTACAACACAGAGAACCACAAACCCAAATTACAAActttaccaaaaaaagaaaaaccccaAGTTACTAAGGCAAACAAAAACATCACCAAAGATTGGGTCCAAATGATTAATATCCTTGTATCCGATCGATTTTACAGGTTAAACATGACCTTAATGGCATTGCCTCCGCGAGCACTGGTTTCAAAGGCTTCTTCCACCTCCTTCTGAGAAAATCCAAACCGATGTGTTATGAGGGGCTTCACATCAATCTTACCACTTCTCAGAAACTCAAGGCACAGCGGCCATGTGTTCTGGTATCGGAAAATTCCAATTACATCAATCTCTCTGCGTAAAAATCATGAAACCACAACAATCTTAGTAATGCTATAAGCAATCTCGCCTCTACTAGAAATGTGATACCAAATGCGGAGTAAAAAGAGTGATGCAAATAGTTTCTGTTAAACTTTTATATCACGCACGTATGGCAATTATGACACGTTGATTCAATCGGGTGCTAGCCCAAAAGGGACCGGCCAAAAGGTTTAACTGAAAACACGGATCAATTTATACCTGGTAGCGAGAGGGAGAGTCATCTCTCTCTGACCCATTCCCACAAGGCAAACTTTGCCTCCGGGACGAGTAGCACTCAAAGCTGTTGTTATGGTTTTGTTAAAGCCTGCACAGTCGAAGGTTACATCCACTCCATTTTCCAAAACCTTTTGTATCTTAGCCACTTCTTCAGCTACATCCTTCAGAACAAATATAGATGATCAATTCTAAGTACAAGGTCTAAATATTTGGATATCAATCACAACGCGTGTTTAACCATTTCAGAAACAATACTATCGTACACACCTCAATATTTGTTGAAACCTTAACGACTGCATCTGCGCCAAGACTCTTTGCAATCAACAAACGCTCGTCATTCACATCCGCAATGACAATTCGGGGCGCCCCAAAAGCACGAGCGGCTAGCAGTGTAACAAGTCCTATAGGTCCTGCTCCCACGACCAAGACATTTGTTTCTTGACAGACATTTGCCCGGCGACAAGCATGAATACCAACACTTAAGGGCTCACACATCGCGCCTTCCTCCAAACTCACATTGTCTGGCAGTTTAAAACATAGATCTCCTGGATGGACAACCTGCCAAAAGATATAAGCAAACCTAGAAGATTAAAATTGACACAATTGAAACTACCTACGTGGACTAAAGTGCACAattgttatatatattatagtttTGAAATGCTGCAAAATATGTGTACCTGATTTGCCAGACAACCATTATTTGGAGGGGAGCCAAAAAACTTCATCTTGCGGCATAGATTGTACCGGCCTTGTTTGCAGAGGTTGCATCGCTTGCAACTGATACCAGGCTCTAGTGCCACACGATCGCCTGGCACCAAATCCTCGACCTCACTCCCAACTTCCTCTATGATCCCAGCACACTCATGCCCAATAACCATTGGCTCTTTAACTATAAAATCTACACACCTCATGTTCTGAAAATAgtatcaaacaaaaataaaaacagaccGGTCAGTAATGATTTATTGGATATATATAACAACACCCacatatatttctatttttatttttttttgttattcttTCATATGCACGCTAGAGCAGATATATGCTTCTCATATGCACTGTAGTTCAAATCCTCTCTCCGCGCTTTAGGATGGTTTACTTTCATCCATTTTAACTCCAACTTGGCTCTAATCCATCAAAAGCCAAAGAACTTAACAACTAATTTACTATTACACATCAAATTAAAGAAGGGAGCACCTTGAAGTGGTGAACATCACTGCCACATATGCCAACAGCCTTCAGCCGGACTCTAACATCATGGGGTCCTAAAATCAAgaaatcccagaaaaaaaaatggaagcagGATGTTAACTAGGCAAAAGTATCACAATTCACAAATAGTTTGAcagaaaaatgaaacaaatcatACGAAGTTACTAAAAAGatcaaaatcaaaattcaatcactgaactaataaaaaaattagatttcAACAATATAGAAATCAAATATCGACGACAACTGAAACCCTAATCATTTCAGCAATTAATTTCTCATAAAAAACTATATCAGTGAATCAAATAATCCAATTCTTCATTTCCAAAAAAGGTGATTCAATCAAAACATGAAAAGAAATAGATACCAAGATTAGGAAGCTTGTAAGGTTGAATCTTGAGGTTTTTAACACCAAGAAGCCAAGCAGCCATGTTCTCTTGTTGAACATCACCATTTATTGCTTCCCCATAACAGCGATCAGCATGATCTCCATCAGACATGCCTCcctttcccatttttctctctttgttttCTCAGGCTGCGAGTAAATAGTGAAGATGCAGAGCGATTAATGAAGCAGTAGTTAGATAAGCTCCCTTGTTGTCATACTATCATCTCTGGCTACCTCATATATACATGTTCTTGTATGTATTTGATGAGTGTGTTGGTGTAAAGTAATATAAATTCCTTTTCACTCTGTACTCTTATCTTGATAACGTTGGGGTAGTGATCGATGGGGACTGATGATAAATCGACGATCTAGGACAAAATGCTTTGTGTATAATTCACTTTTTGTTTGAACATCAGTATTATTGATGAGTCATATGACTAGTGGTTGGATAGGATCGACCTTTGATTTTGGAATTGTCCCTTTCTTTTTCAATTAGGGACACGTAATGCAATTCTCTTCATCAAAACCATTATAAGATGAcgacttttcttctttttttatacaACCGTTTTTGTAAGAACGGTGTATCTGATACAGGAATTAAGTGCATGTATTTGGCGAATTCATGCAATTGTCACAATTTTTATGGtttatatgcatgaaattggtcAAAATTTATTGATCAATGGATTGTTCTAATGCGTCTACAAAATTCAAGTGATGAAGTGactaagttaaaaaaaaaaaatgatgagtcTATAAGAGCAAAATGATAGGTCTATACAAGTGATATGAATGGTTTATAAAACATTTGATCCGTTTGTCAATCAAGATTTAGTTTTTTGTCGTATTACAACAGGTAACATAAAATTGACAAAAACTACGGGCATTGCCCTCACAAAGCACTGTTTCAAAAACACGTGTTCCTTCCACCTTATTTTGAAAAAATCTGAAACTATTGAGTTAGCCTTTGCTCAAAACTTACCACTTCTGAACGTTTCCAAGGCATATATGTTCTTTTATacaataattccaaagagaTCAGTATGCCTATGTCAAAGATGACCAACCGACCATTATAAAAGTAAATGTTGCAATTATCacagttaattaattaaaatgctATCACGTGTATGGGTTTCATTTGTTTTACAAACTACAGAGATTCGAACAAGTGTTCGATCACACAGGTTCACACGtgtatgaattttatttttatatatataaacaagcaGAGAGCatacactttgtgtgtgtgaacaatCGCTCATCTCTTCACACGTTCTCCTCAAGCGCAATCACTTCAGTTTATTCAAACTATCCAAAAACATCGTGATTTCTCTTACCTGTATGAAAAACTGATGGTGGaataatttcttttaataagtgcatatttttatcttatctaaatattttgatgcaaattactattttgccctccttatgtaaatattgtgtatcaaaaatgagggtaaaatagaaaaaaatggacaaaaagttcaaaaggtacaaaattactattttaccctcctcatgtcaacattgtgtGTTTAAAAGTGagggaaaaattgaaaaaataagggTAAAAAGTTGGCAAACCCTATTCTCTTAATAAAATAGATTATAGAGATTCAATCACAAGTGCATGAGTTTGACTTTCGTtcaaatatatatgcatgcatatAGAACTTCCAAAGCCTAAAAAGATAAGCCAAACTACTATGATACCATAAACAGAGAAGATATACATTATATAACAGTATTAGATACAGAATGTACATTGGTACAATAATTAAATACACCCAATACATTGAATAACGAGCTATCATTTATCATTTGCCTATCATCAATTTATACTATAAGAACCAAATCACACGACCAACACCTGAGATCATTACCTAAAAACCACCAATAAATTAGAGAGAAGTCTCTCAATTCCATCACATAAGCTTAAATTTTGTTTATCTTCAATGGAAGGAAAAGCAATGCGTTTGACACTGGTGTTTGCTTTGGTGGTTGCGACATTCTTGGCTGCAAATCAACAAACTCATTTTGCCGAGGGTTCACGTTCCCCATCATTCAAGGTCCAACAAAGCCCGAGCCCTTCTCCTGAAGATTTGGCCAACTGCCATCCACATGAATGTGAAGCTTCATGCAGGGCTGATCTCCGGGAGGAATACATAAGCTTCCAATGCATACCTACTGGCCGTGACGTAACTGTTGGTGTGTGTTTTATCAAAGATGTTATAAGTAGCCCTACACCAAATGTGGCTGTGTAATATGTAAGCAGTTACAATAACAATGCATGCGTTGATAAACAAACGTTTTCATACCATTGATACAGTATTTCTCTCGTTTAatattccaaaaaaaataacTTTAGACCCTAAAATTCAATTTTCTCTATAAAAAACACGACATGATTTTTGCTCACAGaaatctgttgatgcacaaaatcagcgaggactttggtacaacagaaagtgtcaggtttgtgaccttcgcttggttgcttcgatcactaatgaagataagtacgtaaatgaatagggatagggaagcaaacacaagatgtacgtggttcacccagatcggctacgtccacggagtagaggagttctcattaattatgaagggtttacacaaatacataggttcaagctctcattttgtgagttctagtgaatagtttagtacaaaatgacattagagattattgtgggagaatgatccctatttatagaggagagtttctagttttgttctaacatcgacacgtgtcgtgttgtgattggcttctgatgttgacacgtgtcgagctgtgattggcttctgatgacGACACGTGTCGctttgtgattggcctcctggttgaagggaagctcttctaggtccttgacggtataacgttgaccggtgctcagtagtttcgggattggtcaagtatggtacaaacagtgctcccctaagttcccgagtaagggaagctcctcggttggggacttgcaagatccaagccattgagtaatcacgaaacttctaagtactgaagtgtggtatcattttcacgtgccttatctgtctcatatgtagatgtggcatcttctctggaagtacttttcctccatccatgggtggtatctttaaccgatgaaaatgcacaaggtaatgtatcaatttcacttgaagcttacttgtagtttcgggcttggtcaagtgcgatacaaaccctatagtaggagtcccccaagtcgccgagctaggagatctgccgaaagaggtgacagacaaggtaagcagtcaaacttccaagcaagcaacccaggatcggaggttcgacttcggcttccggttgattgttctccgtctccttgtctctcattcagctgccaggataaggagaagcaaatggagaagagatgatatgagatacttttgcttttgaagaagtaactttccacaggcttattcttgaactgtgctggagggttttctggttcccttcagagtataaggccgactcaagaatttgaaggtcaaaacaagtccatcaaatctagagtacgttcgaccttgatgatatgggatacttttgctgttgacggaataatgaatgtggtatggaaaggtgtcgtgttgtagtgatctgtttcagttcaccgttgaaccttctgcttcaatcttttgcatggcagaagtggtgtgtaccctttgcatttaaatggtccttcagaacattcatTCCTaatgactcatccacgcttggcagcttcagtgtaaagagccaatatctgatcaactgtcatgaggtatttgttGGTGGAATttgtgaccttgacagcagttgaggatgagtactcgagagcaatgttgagtaagcaaccaggca from Malus domestica chromosome 01, GDT2T_hap1 includes:
- the LOC103432365 gene encoding L-idonate 5-dehydrogenase-like (The RefSeq protein has 1 substitution compared to this genomic sequence) is translated as MGKGGMSDGDHADRCCGEAINGDVQQENMAAWLLGVKNLKIQPYKLPNLGPHDVRVRLKAVGICGSDVHHFKNMRCVDFIVKEPMVIGHECAGIIEEVGSEVEDLVPGDRVALEPGISCKRCNLCKQGRYNLCRKMKFFGSPPNNGCLANQVVHPGDLCFKLPDNVSLEEGAMCEPLSVGIHACRRANVCQETNVLVVGAGPIGLVTLLAARAFGAPRIVIADVNDERLLIAKSLGADAVVKVSTNIEDVAEEVAKIQKVLENGVDVTFDCAGFNKTITTALSATRPGGKVCLVGMGQREMTLPLATREIDVIGIFRYQNTWPLCLEFLRSGKIDVKPLITHRFGFSQKEVEEAFETSARGGNAIKVMFNL